Proteins from one Neodiprion fabricii isolate iyNeoFabr1 chromosome 5, iyNeoFabr1.1, whole genome shotgun sequence genomic window:
- the LOC124182539 gene encoding 40S ribosomal protein S13 produces the protein MGRMHAPGKGISQSALPYRRSVPTWLKLTPEDCKEHIYKLAKKGLTPSQIGVILRDSHGVAQVRFLTGNKILRIQKAMGLAPDLPEDLYYLIKKAVAIRKHLERNRKDKDSKFRLILVESRIHRLARYYKTKSTLPPNWKYESSTASALVA, from the exons ATGGGTCGCATGCACGCTCCCGG AAAGGGTATTTCCCAGTCAGCGTTGCCCTACAGGCGCAGCGTTCCAACATGGCTGAAACTCACCCCAGAGGACTGTAAGGAACACATCTATAAACTGGCCAAGAAGGGTCTGACTCCGTCTCAAATTG GTGTGATTCTTCGTGATTCTCATGGAGTTGCCCAAGTCCGGTTTTTGACCGGCAACAAGATCCTGCGCATCCAGAAGGCAATGGGGCTGGCGCCTGACCTACCAGAGGATTTGTACTACCTGATCAAGAAGGCAGTAGCTATCCGCAAACACTTGGAGCGCAATCGCAAGGACAAGGACAGCAAGTTCCGTTTGATTCTAGTAGAATCCAGAATCCACAGGCTTGCTCGTTACTACAAAACCAAAAGTACCCTTCCTCCCAACTGGAAGTACGAAAGCTCCACAGCTAGCGCCCTTGTCGCTTAA